In Paenibacillus protaetiae, the genomic stretch GCCGGAACGTCGCTCGTAATGGTCGAGCCGGCTACCACATACGCACCTTCTCCGATTTTGACCGGCGCGATCAGGTTGACGTTGCTGCCCACAAAAGCATTGTCCGCAATTTCCGTCACTGATTTGTTAAACCCGTCGTAATTGACGGTAATCGCACCGCAGCCGATGTTGACGTCTTTGCCTACAACGGCGTCGCCGACGTAACTTAAATGCGACACTTTGCTGCCGTCATCAAGCACTGCGTTCTTCAGCTCGACAAAATCGCCGATTTTGCATTCGCGGCCCAGCTTCGAGCCCGGACGAAGATTCGCATACGGGCCAACCGAGCTTTTATCGCCAACAACCGATTCATTAATAACCGAGTATTTCACCGTAACGCCATTGCCGATCGACGAGTTCGCGATTTCTGCATTTGGTCCGATGACCGCATCTTCGCCAATAACGGTTGCGCCTTTCAGCACCGTACCCGGATAAATGACCGTATCTGCGCCGATCTGCACATCCGCTTCAATGTAAGCGGAAGCCGCATCAATAAACGTCACGCCATTCACCATATGGCGGCGGTTGATGCGCGCGCGCATCAGCTGCTCCGCTTCGGCAAGCGCAATGCGGTCGTTGACGCCGATCGCTTCGGCGAGATCATCCGTCGCATAACCTTGCACCACTTCGCCTGCTTCACGGAATATGCGGATCACGTCGGTCAAATAGTATTCGCCTTGCGCGTTCTCGTTGGTCACTTTGGCAAGAGCCGCAAACAGCTTCCGATTGTCAAAAATATACGTGCCCGTATTGATTTCCTGTACAGCCGCTTCTTCCGGCGTGCAATCCTTCTGCTCCACGATCCGTTCTACCGTACCGTCCGCGCCGCGGATGATACGGCCATAACCGGCAGGCTGCTCGAATACAGCCGTCAAAATCGTAGCCGCAGCGCCGCTTTGCTCATGCAGCTTCTGCATTGCTTCGATCGTCTCCGCCTTTACGAGCGGCGTGTCGCCGCAAATGACGATGGTCATGCCTTCTTCGCCGCCAAGCAGCTGCTCCGCCTGCTTTACAGCATGGCCGGTGCCCAGCTGCTGCTCCTGCAGCACATA encodes the following:
- the glmU gene encoding bifunctional UDP-N-acetylglucosamine diphosphorylase/glucosamine-1-phosphate N-acetyltransferase GlmU, whose amino-acid sequence is MKTMAIVLAAGQGKRMKSKLYKVLHQVAGKPMVGHVVHTVGQVSCERTVIIVGHGAEAVKSYLGDSAEYVLQEQQLGTGHAVKQAEQLLGGEEGMTIVICGDTPLVKAETIEAMQKLHEQSGAAATILTAVFEQPAGYGRIIRGADGTVERIVEQKDCTPEEAAVQEINTGTYIFDNRKLFAALAKVTNENAQGEYYLTDVIRIFREAGEVVQGYATDDLAEAIGVNDRIALAEAEQLMRARINRRHMVNGVTFIDAASAYIEADVQIGADTVIYPGTVLKGATVIGEDAVIGPNAEIANSSIGNGVTVKYSVINESVVGDKSSVGPYANLRPGSKLGRECKIGDFVELKNAVLDDGSKVSHLSYVGDAVVGKDVNIGCGAITVNYDGFNKSVTEIADNAFVGSNVNLIAPVKIGEGAYVVAGSTITSDVPAGDLAIARERQTNKPGYADKIRARAKAKKERSQKQ